From Pedobacter africanus, the proteins below share one genomic window:
- a CDS encoding ATP-dependent Clp protease ATP-binding subunit — translation MEAKFSPQVKDVISFSREEALRLGHDYIGAEHLLLGLIREGDGMAIKILKSLGVDTSKLRRSIEDSVRGTSSVTVNLGNIPLTKQAEKVLKITYLEAKIFKSDLIGTEHLLLSILRDDDNIASQILLQFNINYEIFKQEVEVNKNGFRDETQNSASTGGDDDYREEESFSSPKKVSDIKSKTPVLDNFGRDLTKAAEEGRLDPIVGREKEIERVSQILSRRKKNNPILIGEPGVGKSAIAEGLALRIVQRKVSRVLFNKRVVTLDLASLVAGTKYRGQFEERMKAVMNELEKSTDVILFIDEIHTIVGAGGASGSLDASNMFKPALARGEIQCIGATTLDEYRQYIEKDGALDRRFQKVMIEPASPDETIEILNRIKEKYEDHHGVTYTDEAINACVALTSRYITDRFLPDKAIDALDEAGSRVHLTNIHVPENIIGIENKIEEIKIEKNKVVKSQKYEEAAKLRDTEKNLLEELDRAKAEWEAETKTKRYTVTEDNVAEVVSMMTGIPLQRVGQTDSAKLLNMYDTVAAKIIGQDDAIKKLTKAIQRTRAGLKDPKKPIGSFIFLGPTGVGKTELAKELARFMFDSDDALIQIDMSEYMEKFAVSRLVGAPPGYVGYEEGGQLTEKVRRKPYAVILLDEIEKAHPDVFNILLQVLDEGQLTDSLGRKVDFRNTIIIMTSNIGARQLKDFGQGVGFSTSAKTNQADAHSRGVIENALKRAFAPEFLNRVDDVVVFNSLGKEEIFKIIDIELKSLFGRVHNLGYEVKLTDKAKEFIADKGFDSNFGARPLKRAIQKYLEDPIAEEILKGEIHDGDILEIDYNKETEQIVVENRSPGKKKKKEEGSIE, via the coding sequence ATGGAAGCTAAATTTTCTCCACAAGTAAAAGATGTGATTTCTTTTAGCAGGGAAGAAGCCCTGAGATTAGGTCACGATTACATAGGCGCAGAACATCTTTTGTTAGGCCTTATTCGCGAAGGCGATGGTATGGCCATTAAGATATTAAAATCACTAGGTGTTGATACTTCAAAACTTCGTCGTTCAATAGAGGATTCAGTTAGAGGTACGTCCAGTGTAACGGTTAATCTGGGGAATATCCCTTTAACCAAACAAGCAGAAAAGGTTTTAAAGATCACTTATCTTGAAGCAAAGATCTTCAAAAGCGATTTGATAGGTACAGAGCACCTGTTGCTTTCTATCCTTCGCGATGATGATAACATTGCTTCGCAGATCTTATTACAGTTTAACATCAATTACGAGATATTTAAACAGGAGGTCGAGGTGAATAAAAACGGATTCAGAGACGAAACGCAAAACAGTGCATCAACAGGTGGAGATGATGACTATCGCGAAGAAGAGTCATTCAGCAGCCCTAAAAAGGTATCTGACATCAAATCTAAAACCCCGGTCCTGGATAATTTTGGAAGAGATCTGACCAAGGCTGCCGAAGAAGGACGTTTAGACCCTATTGTAGGTCGTGAAAAAGAAATTGAGCGTGTATCTCAAATCCTGTCGCGCCGTAAAAAGAACAATCCGATCTTAATTGGTGAACCTGGTGTGGGTAAATCTGCTATTGCGGAAGGACTGGCATTGCGTATTGTACAGCGTAAGGTATCGAGGGTGCTGTTCAATAAACGCGTGGTTACTTTGGACCTGGCATCACTTGTTGCCGGTACCAAATATCGTGGGCAGTTTGAAGAGCGTATGAAAGCGGTAATGAACGAGCTGGAGAAATCTACGGACGTGATCCTGTTTATTGACGAGATTCACACAATTGTAGGTGCTGGTGGAGCTTCAGGCTCATTGGATGCGTCGAACATGTTCAAGCCAGCATTGGCCAGGGGCGAAATACAATGCATCGGGGCTACCACACTAGATGAATACCGTCAGTATATTGAAAAAGATGGTGCTTTAGACCGTCGTTTCCAGAAGGTAATGATTGAGCCGGCTTCGCCTGATGAAACCATTGAGATCCTGAACCGCATCAAAGAAAAATACGAAGATCATCATGGGGTAACCTATACCGACGAGGCCATCAATGCCTGTGTTGCCTTAACTTCTAGGTACATTACAGACAGGTTCTTACCAGACAAAGCAATTGATGCTTTGGATGAGGCAGGATCTAGGGTGCATTTAACTAATATCCATGTTCCCGAAAACATCATTGGTATAGAAAACAAGATTGAGGAAATCAAAATCGAAAAAAATAAAGTTGTAAAAAGCCAGAAATACGAAGAGGCTGCGAAACTAAGGGATACTGAAAAGAACCTTTTAGAAGAGTTGGACCGTGCCAAGGCCGAATGGGAAGCAGAAACCAAAACAAAACGTTATACCGTTACGGAAGACAACGTTGCAGAAGTAGTTTCGATGATGACCGGAATTCCTTTACAACGTGTTGGACAAACAGACAGCGCGAAGCTGCTGAACATGTACGATACGGTTGCTGCCAAGATCATTGGACAGGATGATGCGATCAAAAAACTGACCAAAGCAATACAGCGTACCAGGGCCGGGTTAAAGGACCCTAAAAAGCCTATAGGTTCTTTCATTTTCTTAGGCCCTACAGGCGTAGGTAAAACCGAATTGGCCAAAGAACTTGCCCGTTTTATGTTCGACAGTGATGATGCCCTTATCCAGATTGACATGAGTGAGTATATGGAGAAATTTGCGGTATCACGTTTGGTGGGTGCGCCTCCGGGATATGTGGGTTACGAAGAAGGCGGGCAGCTGACCGAGAAAGTGCGCAGAAAACCTTATGCGGTAATTTTACTGGATGAGATTGAAAAAGCACATCCTGATGTATTCAATATCTTGTTACAGGTGCTTGATGAAGGACAGCTTACCGATAGTCTGGGCCGTAAGGTTGATTTTAGAAATACGATCATCATTATGACTTCTAATATCGGCGCACGCCAACTGAAAGATTTCGGACAAGGAGTAGGTTTCTCTACTTCGGCAAAAACCAATCAGGCAGATGCACATTCAAGAGGTGTAATTGAAAATGCTTTGAAACGTGCTTTTGCGCCTGAGTTCCTGAACCGTGTGGATGATGTAGTGGTATTTAACTCATTGGGTAAAGAAGAGATCTTCAAAATCATTGATATTGAATTAAAATCGTTGTTTGGCCGCGTACATAATTTAGGTTATGAGGTGAAGCTGACCGATAAAGCCAAAGAGTTTATTGCTGATAAAGGCTTCGATTCTAACTTTGGCGCAAGGCCGCTTAAACGTGCCATTCAAAAATACCTGGAAGATCCTATTGCTGAGGAAATCCTTAAAGGAGAGATCCATGATGGTGACATTCTGGAAATTGATTACAATAAGGAAACCGAACAGATTGTGGTAGAGAACAGAAGTCCGGGTAAAAAAAAGAAAAAAGAAGAAGGTAGTATAGAGTAA
- a CDS encoding formylglycine-generating enzyme family protein, which translates to MKSRISTLLPLVFFAIQASAQEKHEAYTQQIDGTKLSFEMKAIPAGEFLMGSKKGKPDEQPVHKVKLDPFWMSTVEVTWDIFEPFLYKDYETTHSTGPVPANVDAVTRPTKPYLDMTFGMGKENHPALAMTHYNAIQFCKWLYARTGVFYRLPTEAEWEYASRAGSTTEYFFGDDESKLGDYAWYKSNSEGKTHPVGKKQPNPWGLYDMYGNVGEWTYDQYIPDFYAGIKGEKANNPVAVPDKLYANVIRGGSYDDAAREVRSASRLPSDPVWKQLDPQIPKSNWWFPEAPFIGIRLVRPAKAPSKAEIDAYYNKAPIADY; encoded by the coding sequence ATGAAGTCTAGAATATCCACATTACTGCCCCTTGTTTTCTTTGCCATTCAGGCAAGCGCGCAGGAAAAGCATGAGGCTTACACCCAACAGATTGACGGCACCAAGTTAAGCTTTGAGATGAAAGCTATCCCGGCCGGAGAGTTTTTAATGGGCAGTAAAAAAGGGAAACCGGATGAGCAGCCGGTACACAAAGTGAAGCTTGATCCTTTTTGGATGAGTACTGTTGAAGTGACATGGGATATCTTTGAACCCTTTTTATACAAGGATTATGAAACTACGCATAGTACAGGGCCGGTACCTGCAAATGTAGATGCCGTTACCAGACCAACTAAACCTTATCTGGATATGACCTTTGGTATGGGAAAGGAAAACCATCCTGCCCTGGCGATGACGCATTACAATGCCATACAATTTTGTAAATGGTTATATGCCCGGACAGGTGTATTTTATCGTTTGCCTACCGAAGCGGAATGGGAGTATGCCAGCCGCGCGGGAAGTACCACAGAATACTTTTTTGGGGATGATGAATCGAAGCTGGGTGATTATGCCTGGTATAAATCAAACAGCGAAGGAAAAACACATCCTGTAGGTAAAAAACAACCCAACCCCTGGGGCCTGTATGATATGTACGGAAATGTGGGCGAATGGACCTATGATCAATATATCCCTGATTTTTATGCGGGTATAAAGGGGGAGAAGGCCAATAACCCTGTTGCTGTTCCAGATAAATTGTATGCCAATGTGATCCGTGGCGGCTCATATGATGATGCAGCCAGGGAAGTTCGTTCTGCATCCCGGTTGCCTTCTGATCCGGTCTGGAAGCAGCTGGATCCACAGATCCCAAAAAGCAACTGGTGGTTTCCGGAAGCGCCGTTTATTGGCATCAGGTTGGTTAGGCCCGCGAAAGCCCCTTCGAAAGCTGAGATTGATGCCTATTACAATAAAGCACCTATAGCAGATTATTAA
- a CDS encoding FAD:protein FMN transferase yields MPLIQKYIILLLLPLLFLVYGRKELREYNIHGYAQGTDYTVKYFAVDSIVTKRAVDSILSVIDSSMSLYKPYSAICRFNAAEDGLAVDPHFARVMRRSFDIYKDTQGKFDVTVEPLVEAWGFGAKRVSSFPDSARVKELLNCVGMNSLSLKGNYLKKDKPCIQIDLNGIAQGYSVDVVAGYLLKKRISCFVVEIGGELRMKGPKPDGTSLRIGIEGPAASAGAEPVIRHVVKINNGAITTAGNYRKYLQKGAKKITHLIDPHTGYPIENALISVTIYAKDAITADGYDSPIMAMDVNEAINFVNARKGMEAYIIYHRKDGSIADTLTKGFRTYLADL; encoded by the coding sequence TTGCCGCTGATCCAGAAATATATCATTTTATTATTGCTCCCGTTGCTCTTTCTTGTTTATGGCAGGAAAGAGCTGCGGGAGTATAACATTCATGGCTATGCCCAGGGAACAGACTATACCGTAAAGTATTTTGCTGTAGACAGTATCGTTACCAAAAGGGCTGTAGATAGTATTTTAAGTGTCATAGACTCTTCTATGTCCTTATATAAGCCTTATTCTGCAATCTGCAGGTTTAATGCTGCAGAAGATGGTCTGGCTGTTGATCCTCATTTTGCAAGGGTTATGCGCAGGTCATTTGACATTTACAAGGATACACAAGGTAAATTTGATGTGACGGTTGAGCCACTGGTTGAGGCCTGGGGATTTGGTGCAAAACGGGTAAGTAGTTTTCCGGATAGTGCCAGGGTTAAGGAGCTGCTGAACTGTGTTGGGATGAATAGCCTGAGCCTGAAAGGAAATTATCTTAAAAAAGATAAGCCTTGTATTCAGATAGATCTTAACGGGATTGCCCAGGGCTATAGTGTGGATGTGGTTGCCGGCTACCTGTTGAAAAAAAGAATATCCTGCTTTGTTGTGGAGATAGGGGGTGAGTTGAGAATGAAGGGCCCTAAGCCCGATGGTACTTCCCTGCGTATAGGAATTGAAGGACCGGCAGCATCGGCCGGTGCAGAACCGGTGATCAGGCATGTAGTGAAAATCAATAATGGGGCAATAACTACCGCTGGAAATTATAGAAAGTACCTGCAAAAAGGAGCAAAAAAAATAACCCATCTGATTGACCCTCATACAGGTTATCCTATTGAGAACGCATTGATTAGTGTTACCATTTATGCCAAAGACGCAATTACAGCAGATGGCTATGATAGTCCTATTATGGCGATGGATGTTAATGAGGCCATTAATTTTGTGAATGCCCGGAAAGGCATGGAAGCTTATATCATTTACCATCGTAAAGACGGCAGTATTGCCGACACGCTTACAAAAGGGTTCAGAACATACTTAGCTGATCTTTAG
- a CDS encoding Gfo/Idh/MocA family protein — MNNLELRDKRREFLKASALVAGGVMLDQFAFAGAHSSTDDTIKIALIGCGDRGTGAAFQALGTKVNVKLVAMADAFEDRLSSSYTKLAERFKEKVDVPQDRRFVGFDAYLKAIALADVVLLVTPPGFRPIHFEEAVKQGKHVFMEKPVAVDAPGIRKVLAAAEIAKQKKLNVVVGLQRRYQANYREVLKRIQNGAIGDIVGGQVYWNSGGVWVKKRQPNQTEMEYQMRNWYYFNWLCGDHIVEQHVHNIDIANWVKNAYPVSVQGTGSRAWRTGKDYGEIYDNHAVELTYADGAVIYSQCRHFEGTANRVDETFQGTKGRVYLSAGHNGVLWDHKGKEIYNHPTKGNPNPYQTEHDELFAAISKGEFKFQDAERAAKSCFTAIIGRYATYSGQVIKWDDALKADNSLMPETLSWNANPRLMPDADGLYPVPVPGKTKVV; from the coding sequence ATGAACAACCTTGAACTGCGGGATAAACGCCGCGAATTTCTTAAAGCCTCTGCACTGGTTGCAGGAGGGGTAATGTTAGATCAGTTTGCTTTTGCCGGGGCACATTCTTCTACCGATGATACGATTAAAATTGCCTTGATAGGCTGTGGTGACCGTGGAACGGGTGCTGCTTTCCAGGCCCTTGGTACTAAAGTCAATGTTAAACTCGTAGCTATGGCCGATGCTTTTGAGGATAGACTGAGCAGCAGTTATACCAAGCTTGCTGAAAGGTTTAAGGAAAAAGTGGATGTTCCGCAGGACCGCAGGTTTGTAGGTTTTGACGCTTACCTGAAGGCTATAGCCCTTGCTGATGTGGTGTTGCTGGTTACGCCTCCGGGATTCCGACCTATACACTTTGAAGAAGCGGTAAAACAAGGCAAACACGTTTTTATGGAAAAACCGGTAGCTGTTGATGCTCCAGGAATTCGTAAAGTGCTTGCGGCAGCAGAAATAGCCAAGCAAAAGAAATTAAACGTTGTGGTTGGTTTACAGCGCCGCTACCAGGCCAATTACAGAGAGGTATTGAAACGTATTCAGAACGGTGCAATTGGCGATATTGTTGGCGGGCAGGTATACTGGAACAGTGGCGGGGTATGGGTTAAAAAGCGTCAGCCTAACCAGACAGAAATGGAGTACCAAATGCGTAACTGGTACTATTTTAACTGGCTTTGCGGTGACCACATTGTAGAGCAACACGTACACAATATAGATATTGCAAACTGGGTTAAAAATGCTTACCCGGTATCGGTGCAGGGAACCGGAAGCCGTGCCTGGAGAACGGGTAAGGATTATGGTGAGATTTATGATAACCATGCGGTAGAGCTAACTTATGCTGACGGTGCGGTGATCTATAGCCAGTGCAGGCATTTTGAAGGAACTGCCAACCGGGTGGATGAGACCTTCCAGGGAACTAAAGGACGTGTTTACCTATCGGCAGGCCATAACGGGGTTTTATGGGACCATAAAGGCAAAGAGATATATAACCATCCTACAAAAGGAAATCCTAACCCATATCAGACCGAGCATGATGAATTGTTCGCTGCCATAAGTAAAGGCGAATTTAAATTCCAGGATGCAGAACGCGCAGCTAAAAGCTGTTTTACAGCTATTATTGGCAGGTATGCTACGTATTCCGGACAGGTGATCAAATGGGATGATGCATTAAAGGCCGACAATAGCCTGATGCCTGAAACATTGAGCTGGAATGCCAATCCGCGACTGATGCCTGATGCAGATGGATTGTACCCGGTTCCTGTTCCGGGAAAAACCAAAGTGGTGTAA